DNA from Chloroherpetonaceae bacterium:
ATTCATGATGAAACTGACCACCCGCGTACCTCCTATCGAATGGATGTGACCGAAGGATTGATTGGTAAACTTGCGGCGAATATAATTCATGTTTCTAGTGTGGATGCCGGTTTGATGGCACGCCTCTTTTCGCTGATTATCCTTGGCGATTGGGTCAGTTATTACCTTGCAATACTCAATAAGGTTGACCCTTCGCCCGTGACAGCCATTGACTATTTGAAAAAATCTCTTGAAGGTTATAAAGGTTAATGGTCTGAGTCTTCATTTTGAGAAATAATTCAATTGATGAAATGAAAACCAAATTATCTTATTGGGTTCATGTTGCTGCATTGTCTTTGATGATGTTGATTTCTTCGTGCGGTTCAGAAGTATCATATAAACTAAGCACAATGCCTGAAGGCGTTTCGTTTACAGGCGAGCTATCGAAAGTTAGATATGATGAGGCATCGAAATCGCTTGTGGTGAAAGGGGAATTAACAACAAGTGAATTTAATGCGCTGATTGCCCTTTCAAATGATGCTGAATACCAAAACGCCGTGATGCGGCTTTTTGAGTGGACGAATCGGGAAGAGGATTCTCGAATTGGGTTGCTTCGAGTTACCGTAGAGCCACTTTATGAATCGCTCTTTTCTTCGATTACTGCGGCATTCACAACGGCTTATCCAAAGGCCGATATTCGGCTTTCACCACTTCAAACCGACAGTGCGCTTGAACGAATCTTTTCAGGTGATTGTCGTTTTGCCCTCACAGTAAGAAGATTAACTGCGTCAGATAGTTTGCGAATTCAGGAAGCTAAAATCGCTGTTAATCAAATTGGATACTTGAAAGATGCCGTTTGTTTGGCGATTCATCCCACAAATCCTGTAAATGCCACTGATCTTTCAACGCTTCGTGAATCATTAAAAGGAAACTTGAAAACTTGGAAAGAGATTGCCTCGTTCGGAAGCTCGGAATCGCCGCGATTTTATGTGCCAAATGATTTTAGAAAAGCTTTCTTAAAAGATTCCTTGCTGGGCGGTGCGGAATTTGGAAGCTCAGTCATTTTTCTTGATACCGATGAAGCGATTCTCGATTCTACTCAAACCAATAAACACGCGGTTGGATTTGTATCGATGCTCAAGATAGGTAATGCATTGGATGTTCGGGCAGCAACACGAGATACCACACGGTTCAAGATAATGGGACTAACAGAATCCAAGGTTATTCCGGCTGCAAGGCCGTTTCAAGCCAATGTTTTGCTAAAGAAGTATCCTTTAGCATATACAATTTATGCGGTGTTTAGAACTGATCTTGGGATGTTGCCCGCCGGCTACTCGCAGCACTTAAAAGGAACGCGTGAAGGTGAAGGACAAACCTTGGGTTTCAGGGCTGGTCTTGTACCGCTTGCTGCTCGAATCGAACTCAAAGATCCGGAAGCAGAAAAAAATGCGCAAGAGCAATAAGTATTATATCTCGATTAACGACAAGAAAATTTTTATAACGGTGATACAACAAAAAACCCCTTTATTAAAAATGACAACGGTTCAATCAAGAATCGTCATGTTGCTTTTTCTCATTTTTCCTTTGCTTTCGTGTAATCGAGAGCAAGAACAAACCACCACGAGTGGCACATTAAATGTTGTCTCTGATGAAGCGGTTGGTAAAATGACCGACTTGCAAATTGCAGATTTTATGCGAAGTTGGGATCAAGCAAAAATCACCAATGAATCTGCACGGACGAGAATTGCCGTCGAAAAACTCTTGAATAAAGAAACGGATTTTATTGTCATCTCACGCGAATTAAAGCCTGATGAACAAGCCGCTGCTAAAAAAGAAGGGCTTGAGTTGGTGTCGAGGCCGCTTGCTATGGATGCGCTTTGTTTTATCGTTCACCCCAAAAATCCGGTAACAAAAATTACCTTAAAGCAGGCAAAAGAAATTTATTCGGGAAAGATAAAGAACTGGAATGAGCTTGGAGGGCCGAATCTCCCGATTCGTCTTTTTGCCACAAGTCCGAATGACGGGCAACGAGACTATTTGATTGATTCTTTGCTTCGAGGGGAAGCATTAGATACAACCGCTTACCCTGCAAAATATGCAACAGATGTATTGGATTATGTTTCGCAATTTGAAGGCGCGTTGGGCTATACAAGTACTGCTTTGGCAAGGCCGGCATTGAATGTACGTGCTTTGGATACATCAAAGTTTAAGGTAATGGCACTAGCCAAAAACGATAGTTCCGCTTTTATCAAACCTTTTCAACAGAATATTTACGATCGTGAATATCCTCTTTGGTATTTCGTTTATTACTATTATATGTACTACGGCAGATTGGCTCGAGGGCTCTCGGCGTATGTTTCAAAAGAGGGTCAAAAAATTTTGGAGAGAAACGGACTCACTCCGTTTCAACAACATATTACCGTTGTTAACTTTACGGAGGAGCAGTAATAGGAGTTCATGAGATATGAAATCAAAAGAGGCGCTTCAAGCGCCTCTTTTGATTTTAGAAAAAATTCTTGATTGCCGTTACTTAACTTCTTTATGAAGTGTACGGCGGCGGAGATAAGGATTATATTTCATCAACTCCAAACGCTCCGTGTTGTTGCGCTTATTTTTTTGGGTGGTATAGCGTGAAGGTGTTTTGCCTTCCTTTTTAGCTTCTGTACATTCCAGCGTAATCACGAGTCTATTGCCCTTCTTGACAGCCATTTCTTCGGTAAAAAAGTTTTGGTTTATTAAAATTGAGCGCAAATATACAAGTTCTCTTGTGAGAAAAAAAGAATTTTGATTGTTATCGAAGAGAAATCAACTCTACTTCAAAAATTAAAGTGCTGTTCGCCGGGATTAAACCTACCGGAGAAGAACCATACCCCAGTTCCGGGGGAATGGTAAGTCGCCGAGTTCCGCCAACCCGTAAGCCCCGAAGTCCCAGATCCCATCCACGAATCACGCTTCTTGCGCCTAAAGTAAATTGAAATGGTCTTCCGGAATCTCTTGAGTTATCAAAAACCTGTCCGTTCAATAGCTTACCGTTGTAATGGACAGTAAGCGAATTTCCATCTTGCGCTTCGGCGCCTGTACCTACAACCAAATCTTCAATAATCAAATCATCTTCTGGGTTTGTACCACAAGAAGAAATGAAGAGCAGGCAAGCAATGATTAAAAAATAAAACTTGTTTTTATTTACATTCATAGGATGATTCTTTACAGAAAAAAAAATTCCGATTTCGATGTATTTTTGTATAAGTGTGTAAGTAAACGGTAATCAGTGTGAATCCATTCTTTTCAAAGGGCAAAAAAACAGAATCGTGTCCATTTCACAAAATTCCACTTGAACTTTCCTATCAGGGCGTCAAAGAATATAAGGATTGGAATGTTCGTGTGGAAGGATTGCCAATTCTGTATTGCCCGGCTTGCCTAAGTAACGGTAAAGATTATTCAAGAGAATTACAGACGGAAGAAAGTGAAGCCTTCTTAAAAAATCTCTTCAAACTCCTTGAAAAATCTCGTTTAGGGCAAAATGAGAAAAGTCATCTGAATTCTCCGTCCATTACACTCAATTTTAATCCGATAAAATATTCCCTTGAAAGGGATTCAACACTTAAAGCCAGACGCAATAAGGGCGGTGAGACCGGTGGAAAGGAACTCGACCCCGATATTCTTTCAAGAGTTGATAACTTTTCGCCGATAGAACCGAGATATGGTTTCGAGAGGCTGATTTTACCTGATGAAACCAAGGAGGAGTTGATTTCAGCACTTGCACTTTTAGAAAAGCAAACCTTGATTTACGAGACTTGGAATTTAAGGTCGATTGATCGGGCAGGAAGAAAAGTTGCCTTAAACTTTTTTGGACCCCCGGGCACCGGAAAAACACTTGCTGCTGAAGCAATCGCAGAGAAGCTTGGGAAAAAATTACTAACCATCAGTTACGCGGAGTTGGAGTCTAAATATGTTGGAGAAACACCTAAAAACATTAAGGCTGCATTTGAAAAGGCCGCTTTAAGCAACTCGGTTCTTTTCTTTGATGAAGCCGATTCAATTCTTGGAAAGCGATTAACCTCGATTACTCAATCAGCCGACCACGGTGTAAACCTGACGCGAAGCACAACCCTCATTGAACTTGATGAGTATGACGGTATCGTGATCTTTGCATCCAATTTAATTCAAAATTATGATTCAGCTTTTTTAAGACGAATGCTTGCCCATATTGAATTCAAACTCCCAACCGCAGAAATGCGCTCAACCATTTGGAAAACTCATTTACCGCCGCAATTGCCAATTGATGGAACGCTAAACTTCGACGCGTTGGCTTATCACTCCGAAAATGCATCAGGTGCTGATATAAAAACGGCAATCTTAATGGCTGCATCGCAAGCCTCAATGCGAGCTTTAGGCATGCAACGTGTGAATCAAGAAGATTTTGAAAAAGCAATAAGATTGATTTTGGAAAAAAAGTCGCTGATCGCCACAAAGATGCTTGAGTAAAGGGGCGGAAATTTCTATGAAGAGTTGGCTTGAAGCAATTTATTTCACCAACAATTGCCATTCTTCTTCTGTCAACACGCGTTTACCTGAAACATTCTGAAGCGAGGCTTCTTTTTCAAAGTAAGCGATTCGTGCTTCGGGTGAAGGGTGTGTCGAGAGGAATGACCCCCAATCAAGGGCATTTTCAGTATTCTTAATTTTTTTGAAAAGGGTTGCTAAGCCGGAGATATCGTAACCGATTGATTTCAAGGTCGTAACCGCAAATTCATCCGCCTCGGTTTCGTCAGCCCTGCTGTAGCTAAGATCAAGCAAACCGCCTGCTTGTTGGATTAAGATTGCAGAGAGGCCTGTGACATCGCCGAAAATCAACGCGTATAGAATTAAAAAAAGTGAAGCACGAGCGACTTTTTTTAGGCTATGTTTTTTATAAATGTGGCCGGCTTCATGCGCAAGAAGTCCTAATAATTCAGGCTCCCGTTCCATCTCTTTAAGAATTCCGCGATAAACAACAATTGTGCCACCCGGAAGTGCAAACGCGTTTTTTATATTCTTTTCAGCGATAACAATCTTAAAATGCCTTGAGCTATCCGGAGAAAGTGAACCCACAAAGGCTTCGCATTTTGACATTAGCGTTTTTGTTGCGAAGGAGGTATCAATCTCAAATTCACTTGAAACCTGCTCATATGCTGCTTTGCCCAAGGCTTCTTCTGCTTCTTGCGGAATCAATTCCGCTACGCCGAGAGAAATCCAATCAATTCCAAGCGTAAAAAATAGTACAATAAAAAGAATGATACTGATACCTATTGCAATAGCAGGTTTGAACCCTAAATCGATGTAATCGCCTTTTCGGGTATAGCCGTAAGTGTTAAGGAGATTGAGAAGTTCACTGTCGTTACAGCGAGCAATCGGGAGCGTTCCATACTCTCGCTTTAGGATTGGAAAATCAAAGAGAATGTCGCCATTAGGGTGGGTTTCGCGAATTCTAAATTCGCCGATAAAAAACTCTCGCTCGAATGTGTTGGATTTAACCCAAAGTCCTGAGCGGCTAAGCCTTGCCGAGACACGCTCAACAGGGCTGCTTTCACTGACTTGAAAATAAAGCGACGATTCCCAAATCCCTTCTCGAATCATATCCTTCTCTTAAAATTCGATGCCAAGCCGTGCTGGAACTCCTTTATCGAAGTAGTGCTTGACTTTTCGCATTTCGGTAATGAGGTCAGCTTTTTCTTCAATTTCCGGCCAAACCTTATGGCCAGAGATCACCAATTCGCAGGGACGCCCTTTCGCTTCATAAAGGGAGATGATTTCCATCAATTCCTCTTCTTTAATCAAATGATAAGCCACGGCTGCAAGACCTTCATCCATAATCAAAAGATCGATTGTGGATTCGCTTAGCAGGCGCTTCGCTTCGGCAAGCCCTCGTTTTGCTTCACGAAAATCTTCATCTTGATTCTTAAATCGAAAAGTACCATCAGGCATCATGCGTTCGCAGCCTGTTGGATAAAGCTCAATTGGATATCCGTCTGTCTTTAATTTTCGAAGAATGAAACGCTCGGAGTAGTGTTCATTTTCGCCGTCAAACCCTTTGTCGAATTGGATAATTGCCACTTTTTTTCCGGCGCCAAGTGCGCGTATGGCAAGGCCCATCACCGAAGTGGTTTTTCCTTTTCCAAAGCCGTAATAAAGATGAATAAAACTCATATGACTGTATTAAAACGATAGTTCATAAATGATTCTTGCATTTCGAGGAGGCATTGGGAATGAGCGAATGATGACATAATTCTCTGAGAAAACGTTTCGAATGTCAGTAATAAGCTTGTGTTTTAGAAACTCGGTCACAAATTCATACGAGAGTGTGATATCAAAAAGAGAATAGGATGGAAGAAAATTTGATTGTGAATTTTCAGGAAGTGAAAATCGATAACCGCTTTGGGACACTGATGAATGCAATGAAAAATTTTGATACTTGAGAAACAAACGCAAATTAAATGAATGAAAAGGAATATAGGGTAGTTGAGAATTAAAAGTAGGGGAATTCTCGGTTTTGTCTTTGACCGATTGATACGAGTAATTGATCTCGATTTCCGATTCAAAAAGTTCAAGTGGAAACACGCGTAAACGGATGCCGGTTTCGATGCCAGTAGAAAGTGATTGCCCGACATTTTGTACCGACCAATTAAACGCATCTCGAGGAATAGATATGATTTTATCATCGGAATTAATAAGATACCCGTCAATATAAGTTTCAAAGTCAAGCTTTGCCGGTTGATAAGCCAAGGCATAGCGAATCCCAAGATTTAATTGGCCAGCAATCTCAGGGCGAAGATTGGGATTGCCGACTCTCGTGAAATAGCGTTCGTTGATACTGGGTAACCTTAAGTTTCGACTGTAAGTCGCGCTGATTTTTAATGTGGTGGTTGGAATCGTATATCCAAGCGATAGAGAATAGGCAAACGCTTGAAAAAGACTTGTATGAGAAGCTGTGATTTCAGTTTCCGTTCGACGGTCACTTAAACTTTGAAATGATAAACTTGTGATGAAGTCAAGGCGATCGAATCGGCTCTGCACGATTATTCCGAGCGTAGCTTGTGAGCGATTGATTTGATCAAATTCCGGAAGCGTGGTAGAAAGAAAATTTTCTAACCAATCGGCACTTAACGAAGCTTCCACCGCTGAAATACCGTTCATAGAGAAAAGGGTTTTGGAGAGCGAACCGCCCCCATACAATCCAATAAGGTTGTACCGATCATCGACACCCCCTGTGACCAATGCATTCGGATCACGAAAAAGCGTTTGATGAAACTCTGCTTTCCCGGAGAGTTTTAGTAGTGCGTCTGTAAATACATCATGTGAATAGTTGAATTGAAGAAATGAATCGATGTTTTTTAACCTTTGAGCCGAATTTTCTTCATTTCCAATAATGGCGGCATTTGGAAGGCCTCGGTCTGAAAGGAATGTAAATGCAGTAAGAGCATAATCGCTTTTGCCCTCGGAAAGAAGGCGATTCTTAAAAAGTTTTGCTTCTATTCGTAGTGATTGAAGATCGGAATTCTGCCGTTCAAAGAGGGTTTGATTTTCAGAAAGGTAAGTGTAGCGGCCACTGGCCGAAATATACTCTGAGGAGAAATTTATTTGCCCAATGTCATTCAAAGACTTTCTGATTTCTCCTCCGAGTCTTTTTTCTCCGAAAGCACCAACAAGCAGTTGAATTTTGCCGGTTGAAAATAGCGTTTTCTTTGGTAAAGGAGAAGATTCTAAATTGAGCACACTGCTTACCGGAAGGGCTATAGCAGGGGAATTAAGAGATTCATTTCCCGCTTGTGAAAGGGAAATTTTTGAAATCGATTGAATCGAAAGTCTTCCCAAATCAATTTGACCCGTTTGGTTATCCGTGAATGGAATTCCATCGTAAAGAACCATTGTGTGATTTGAGGAAAGTCCACGCAGCGATAGGGTTTTGAATCCACCGATTCCCCCATAGTCTCGGAGAAAAGCCCCACGAAAAAAACGAACCGCGTCTGAAACGGATTGAGGTGAAAAGCGCATAAAGTCTTTCGCGGAAAGTTCTTGAAATGGAAGCAGTGATGAAATTTCTTGAGAAAGCCTTGTTTCTTCAACTAACTTTTCCTTTGATTCAAAAGCTTTAAGTGTATCAACCGGTTTCTTAGGCTCACCCACTTGAGCATCAAGGGGGATGTTTAACATCAAGACAAGAAGGAAAAGAGGAACTGTATTTTTCAAAATCACTTTTATTGGTTGTCAAATTTTTAGAGGTAAGTGTGAAAACTTTTTGCTTAAAAGGTAAAACCAATTGCGGAGTAGAATCCTACAAACTCTCTTGAACCGCCAAGTGTAAAACTTAGAACAGAGTTAGCGTCAACAAAAGCAAGCCAGAAACCACCGCCAAAACCGGGATGCCATAAAGACGAGGTTTCATTCTCAAGATAAACACGCCCGGTTTCAGCAAAAGAAATTAGCCCAAAATCGGTAGGAACAATAAAAGCAAATCGAAAAAGCTTTTGCCGCCACTCTGCTGCAAATACTAGAGATTCATTTCCCAAAAAGCGTTGCTGGTCGAACCCTCGAATGCTTCGCTTTCCCCCTACGGAAGCGAGTTCAAAAAACGGCGCATCGCCAATCACCTTTTCATGAGTTGCCCGCATTGCAAAAACATCTCCGCTATTAAACATCGAAAAATAAATTCTCAAATCCGTACGAAACTTTGAAACCCAAGTCCTTGCTCCAAAAATGTTTGGAATCGATGAAAAGGAACTCTCAAATAAAATCCCATTTGTTGGGTTGAGCGTTTGATTTCGGCTATCATAAATCATCGTGGCGTTCGCTTTAAGAAGAAAAAGATCGCGAGAGCCATAAGTATTGGAAATGAAAAGAAGCTTGGTTGTTGCATCGTCCTCGTCCGGTTCTGAGAACACAAATTTACTTTCAAGCCCAATCTTTAACCGAAGTTGATCAAAAAGTTTGAAATAACATCCGTTGTATAAACTATAATGAGTTTGGCGAGCTAAGTAATGCCGTGATTCATCAAGTGAATCAGAAAAAACCGTTTCATTTCCTACGCCATAAAAGCGGATCACTTCAAGCTGAGATGCACGCGCAATGCTTTCAAAGCCGAGGTTTCCCTTTTCACCAAATGCAAAGGGTGAGTCAAAAGTAACATCAAGCACGCCGCGCGTTGTTGATGGTGAATAGGCAGCGGAGATTGAAAGTGAGGATTGGTACGGGATTTTTTGAAACCCATAGGTGATGAGATTGGGCTTATATCCCAAGATGATTCCATATTCAGAAGCATATCGAAACACCAAATCGAACCACCACTGTGAACCGAAATCTCTTGGAGGATTTTTAAAGTTCAAACTATCGAGCGGAAAATCAATAACCTTAATATTGCTTCGGTTCAAATATCTTTTTTCTGACCCAGTGAGAATATCATTTTTTCCTGCGTGGCAAATGGTTTCAACTTTTGCATTGCATTGTATGGAATCCTTTCCACCTTCGGTTAATACTCGAATGCGAATTGGAGTTTGAAACCCGTTGATGCTCACGATATCATCACCTTCTCCTAAATGAATTCGCACTTCGCTCGTTTCTTTTGGATAAAACTGGCGGTAGAAAATAATAGAAGAATCGATGCTGCCATTTTTTTTGAGTCGATACCCCTTAACACGTATGCTGCCGTCGCTTTCGACAAAGATATCAAAGCGTTCTTTTTTTTGGCTTCCGTACACTTCCGCTTCTTCAGCCATCAAGAGGTAATAATCGTCGCTTAAAGACTTTAATTTTTTTCGACGTTCTAATAGCGATGTCAAAATCCATTCCCCTGATTGCTTGTAGATTGTATTGGGTAACATTTTAACAGCAATTCGAATAGAATCTTCTTTAAGGGTTTCAAGGAAGGAGGCCGTTACAGAATCCCACTTCGCTCGAGATAAACTGCCATATAACCGCCGATCCATATATCTGCCCGACCAAGTGGCAAAATTTGCGGAAGGAAAATCAGAACCAAAGCTTTTGATTTGAGGCAAAATCTGGGTGCCAACCCAAGGGAGAATGCCGTCGTATCTTGCAAAGGCTTGATCACGATCTTGGGGAATCGCTTGCCAAGTTTTAATCCCGGTACTCGTTGTAATTCGAGAAAACTTCCATTGCCCCACATGCCGATCCCAGTCCCCCATAAAAACATCAAGAAGCCTTACCCTGAGAAGTGCTGCAGCATCGACCTGATCCTCAGAATCCTTTTCGAGCTTTTTCAAAAGACCAATGGTGTCTTCGATTTTTTCAATTGTTTCAAAATCCTCGCCTTCTCCTTCAAGACCTTTTGGATTCAATTCCAATGTTCCCAAAAGCCCAGCGAACATTGTGCGATACTCTCCAAGGATAGAATCATCGGGCATCACATATAGCTCCGGCGGAGAGGAAAGAATACCCAGCTGTTTTTGAAACGACGATGAAATAAAAATTGAATATGGAAATGAAGCGCTGATTTGATCCTGTACCACATCGGCAGCAAGCCCGAGTCGAAGCTCTTCTGACAAGACTTTTTTCGGATCTTTATTCAACGAGCGAAATTTGTATCGAAGACCGTTTGCTCCAATAAAATGAAGGGTTTTGGTTTGTAAACCACCACCAAGCTTAAGTGGTCTTAATCCTCCGGAAAGGGTATCAAGGCGAAGAACTTTTACCCACAAAGGGGTTCCCCAAGCCAAACGCCAATGGCTTCCTAAGAAAAACTCTCCAAACCCAGAAATGGAATAATCAGGCGAAGCCGCAAGATACAAGGAGTCAACGCGTGACTGAGCCTTCGTGACGCCTAAAACAGGAATTAGAAAATGCGTAATGCAAAGTAAAAAGATGAAACGAACTGCGGTTCGAAAGGCGGTTGTTTTTTTCACGTGAAATTGTATTCAATTCACATCAATTGAATTTGATATGTATAGACAAATTTATGACATTTCTTTTACTCCTTCCCGACAACTTCAAATCCCTTTATCCGCAAATTGGATTGTCTTTCAATAACAATCTAAACCAAAGAAAAAATGAGAAATCCAATGAGTTCATCGAAAAGGAAACAAGTTTTCCATTCTTTATTCGCCAGTTTTGCACTTGCCTTAATTCTTGGCAGCCTTTCTGCCTTATGGTTAAGTTCCTGTGAATCAAAAGAAGAAGAACCGATCGTAACAAGAAAGGCTGTAGAAATTGAAGGTACGGCAACTGTTCCTCCCCCCCCGATTCTGACGGAAATTCCTCCGGCACCTCCATCCGGAAGTCAGGTTCAAGAAACACAATCGATGGGCATTGCAGAAGGTGAAGAAGATTTAGGTTTTTCATCTGTTGATGGCATATCAAGTCAACCCGCAATGGGAATGGGCGGCTTAAGTACCACTATTGGCTTAGGGGGGGCAAAAGGTTCAGGCCAAATAGGATATTCCCGAAAAATGGCAATGCAACAAGGGCAAAAGTTTAATACTGAAAATTATTCACCTATTGCAGAAAATGGATTTAAGGAGACGATAAATGATCCGCTTTCTACTTTTAGCATCGATGTCGATCGCGCTTCATACAGCAACATTCGCCGCTTTATCGAGATGGGTTCAAAACCACCGAAGGATGCCGTGAGAATTGAGGAAATGGTCAATTACTTTTCTTATGATTACCCTCAACCAAAAGAACATGACCCGTTTAGCATTTCAACAGAGATCTCTGACTGTCCTTGGAACAAAGAGCACAAGTTGCTTCACATCGGTTTGCAGGGGAAGAAAATTCCAACACAATCCTTACCTCCTTCAAATTTGGTTTTTCTCTTGGATGTGTCAGGCTCAATGGAAGATGAAAACAAATTGCCTTTAGTAAGATCATCAATAAAAATGCTGGTTGAAAATCTGAGGGAGGAAGATTTGGTCTCGATTGTTGTCTATGCCGGGAGTGCCGGCGTTGTACTTGAACCAACTTCAGGAAGTCAGAAGCGTAAAATCACGGAATCCCTTGATCGCTTGCAAGCCGGCGGGTCAACAGCCGGAGGCGAAGGAATTCAATTGGCATATAAACTTGCCAAACGAAATTTCAAACCTAACGGGAATAATCGAGTCATACTAGCGACCGATGGTGATTTTAATGTCGGTGTATCAAGCGATGGCGATCTTGTTCAAATGATTGAGGCAAAAAGAAAGGAAGGCATCTTTCTAACCGTTCTCGGTTTTGGAATGGGAAATTATAAAGATTCAAAACTTGAACTTTTGGCAAATAAAGGCAATGGAAATTATGGCTACATCGATCGGCTCTCGGAGGCTAAAAAAATGCTTGTTTCTGAATTTGGTGGTACACTATTCACGATAGCGAAGGATGTGAAGATTCAAATTGAGTTTAATCCTGCAAAAGTGGCCTCCTATCGATTAATCGGATATGAAAATCGCCTTTTGAATAAAGAAGATTTTAATGATGATCGTAAAGATGCCGGGGAAATCGGTGCAGGACATACCGTAACAGCACTTTATGAGATTGTTCCTCTAACAGGAAAACGTGAAGGGACTTCCCCGAAAGTTGATCCTTTGAAGTATCAAACGAATGGGGTTGTGAAGAATGAGAATATCAGTGTGGAATGGGCAACCGTGAAATTTCGCTACAAAGCACCTAATGGGGAAGTCAGTCA
Protein-coding regions in this window:
- a CDS encoding FKBP-type peptidyl-prolyl cis-trans isomerase; the encoded protein is MNVNKNKFYFLIIACLLFISSCGTNPEDDLIIEDLVVGTGAEAQDGNSLTVHYNGKLLNGQVFDNSRDSGRPFQFTLGARSVIRGWDLGLRGLRVGGTRRLTIPPELGYGSSPVGLIPANSTLIFEVELISLR
- a CDS encoding TonB-dependent receptor, with protein sequence MKNTVPLFLLVLMLNIPLDAQVGEPKKPVDTLKAFESKEKLVEETRLSQEISSLLPFQELSAKDFMRFSPQSVSDAVRFFRGAFLRDYGGIGGFKTLSLRGLSSNHTMVLYDGIPFTDNQTGQIDLGRLSIQSISKISLSQAGNESLNSPAIALPVSSVLNLESSPLPKKTLFSTGKIQLLVGAFGEKRLGGEIRKSLNDIGQINFSSEYISASGRYTYLSENQTLFERQNSDLQSLRIEAKLFKNRLLSEGKSDYALTAFTFLSDRGLPNAAIIGNEENSAQRLKNIDSFLQFNYSHDVFTDALLKLSGKAEFHQTLFRDPNALVTGGVDDRYNLIGLYGGGSLSKTLFSMNGISAVEASLSADWLENFLSTTLPEFDQINRSQATLGIIVQSRFDRLDFITSLSFQSLSDRRTETEITASHTSLFQAFAYSLSLGYTIPTTTLKISATYSRNLRLPSINERYFTRVGNPNLRPEIAGQLNLGIRYALAYQPAKLDFETYIDGYLINSDDKIISIPRDAFNWSVQNVGQSLSTGIETGIRLRVFPLELFESEIEINYSYQSVKDKTENSPTFNSQLPYIPFHSFNLRLFLKYQNFSLHSSVSQSGYRFSLPENSQSNFLPSYSLFDITLSYEFVTEFLKHKLITDIRNVFSENYVIIRSFPMPPRNARIIYELSF
- a CDS encoding M48 family metallopeptidase, which gives rise to MIREGIWESSLYFQVSESSPVERVSARLSRSGLWVKSNTFEREFFIGEFRIRETHPNGDILFDFPILKREYGTLPIARCNDSELLNLLNTYGYTRKGDYIDLGFKPAIAIGISIILFIVLFFTLGIDWISLGVAELIPQEAEEALGKAAYEQVSSEFEIDTSFATKTLMSKCEAFVGSLSPDSSRHFKIVIAEKNIKNAFALPGGTIVVYRGILKEMEREPELLGLLAHEAGHIYKKHSLKKVARASLFLILYALIFGDVTGLSAILIQQAGGLLDLSYSRADETEADEFAVTTLKSIGYDISGLATLFKKIKNTENALDWGSFLSTHPSPEARIAYFEKEASLQNVSGKRVLTEEEWQLLVK
- a CDS encoding ATP-binding protein; this encodes MNPFFSKGKKTESCPFHKIPLELSYQGVKEYKDWNVRVEGLPILYCPACLSNGKDYSRELQTEESEAFLKNLFKLLEKSRLGQNEKSHLNSPSITLNFNPIKYSLERDSTLKARRNKGGETGGKELDPDILSRVDNFSPIEPRYGFERLILPDETKEELISALALLEKQTLIYETWNLRSIDRAGRKVALNFFGPPGTGKTLAAEAIAEKLGKKLLTISYAELESKYVGETPKNIKAAFEKAALSNSVLFFDEADSILGKRLTSITQSADHGVNLTRSTTLIELDEYDGIVIFASNLIQNYDSAFLRRMLAHIEFKLPTAEMRSTIWKTHLPPQLPIDGTLNFDALAYHSENASGADIKTAILMAASQASMRALGMQRVNQEDFEKAIRLILEKKSLIATKMLE
- a CDS encoding substrate-binding domain-containing protein, with amino-acid sequence MTTVQSRIVMLLFLIFPLLSCNREQEQTTTSGTLNVVSDEAVGKMTDLQIADFMRSWDQAKITNESARTRIAVEKLLNKETDFIVISRELKPDEQAAAKKEGLELVSRPLAMDALCFIVHPKNPVTKITLKQAKEIYSGKIKNWNELGGPNLPIRLFATSPNDGQRDYLIDSLLRGEALDTTAYPAKYATDVLDYVSQFEGALGYTSTALARPALNVRALDTSKFKVMALAKNDSSAFIKPFQQNIYDREYPLWYFVYYYYMYYGRLARGLSAYVSKEGQKILERNGLTPFQQHITVVNFTEEQ
- a CDS encoding substrate-binding domain-containing protein; this translates as MKTKLSYWVHVAALSLMMLISSCGSEVSYKLSTMPEGVSFTGELSKVRYDEASKSLVVKGELTTSEFNALIALSNDAEYQNAVMRLFEWTNREEDSRIGLLRVTVEPLYESLFSSITAAFTTAYPKADIRLSPLQTDSALERIFSGDCRFALTVRRLTASDSLRIQEAKIAVNQIGYLKDAVCLAIHPTNPVNATDLSTLRESLKGNLKTWKEIASFGSSESPRFYVPNDFRKAFLKDSLLGGAEFGSSVIFLDTDEAILDSTQTNKHAVGFVSMLKIGNALDVRAATRDTTRFKIMGLTESKVIPAARPFQANVLLKKYPLAYTIYAVFRTDLGMLPAGYSQHLKGTREGEGQTLGFRAGLVPLAARIELKDPEAEKNAQEQ
- the rpmG gene encoding 50S ribosomal protein L33 codes for the protein MAVKKGNRLVITLECTEAKKEGKTPSRYTTQKNKRNNTERLELMKYNPYLRRRTLHKEVK
- a CDS encoding cob(I)yrinic acid a,c-diamide adenosyltransferase, whose amino-acid sequence is MSFIHLYYGFGKGKTTSVMGLAIRALGAGKKVAIIQFDKGFDGENEHYSERFILRKLKTDGYPIELYPTGCERMMPDGTFRFKNQDEDFREAKRGLAEAKRLLSESTIDLLIMDEGLAAVAYHLIKEEELMEIISLYEAKGRPCELVISGHKVWPEIEEKADLITEMRKVKHYFDKGVPARLGIEF